Within Candidatus Hydrogenedentota bacterium, the genomic segment TCCGCGATCCGCGCCTCCGCGCGGTCCTGCTTTCTCAGTGGGGCGACTACGGCCTGCCTCCGTCTCAAAGCGCGTTTGTGATTCACGCCTTAATCGTGTCGCATTACTGGCGCGGCGGCTACTATCCCGTTGGCGGCGCGGAGACCATCGCGCAGGCGATCCAGCCCATTATCGAGACACGCGGTGGCGCGTGCCTCGTGAACCATCCCGTCACTGAAATCCTGCTTGAAGGGAACAAAGCCGTAGGCGTCAAGGTCCGGGTAAAGCACGGGAAAGAGGTGTCGGAGCGCGAGTTCCGCGCACCCATCGTAGTCTCCAACGCAGGCGCAGCCGTGACATACCGTGACCTGTTGCCCGAATCGGTTTCCGCGCTGTTTCGCGCCGAGCTGGACAGGCTGGCGAGTGGCGTCGGCTGTGTGACGCTCTACATCGGATTCAAAGAGAACCCAAGCGCTCTGGGATTCCGAGGCGAGAACCATTGGATCTTCAACGACTACGACCACGATGCGGTCTATGCCGCTCGTAATGAGCTGCTTAATGGACGTCCAGCCTTCTGCTACCTGTCCTTTCCGTCGCTCAAGAATCCCCATGCGAAGACCCATACCGCCGAGATCATCGCGCCGGTCGATTACGAACCGTTCCAGTCGTGGCGTGAACAGCCTTGGCACAAACGGGATGCGGCCTACCTGGATCTGAAAGCACGGATTGGCGACTCAATGCTCGACTTTGTGGAACGGCATTACCCCGGCTTCCGGAATCTCGTCGACTACACCGAACTTTCCACCCCCTTGAGCGTAGAACACTTCACGGGACACGTGCGCGGGACCATTTACGGGTTGACGGCCGTCCCCGACCGATTCCGCGCCTCATGGCTCGGGACCGATACCCCCGTGCGGAATCTATTCCTGACCGGCGCCGACGTGACCACGCCCGGTATCGTCGGCGCGCTCATGGGAGGCGTCGTAACGGCGGCACGGCTGACTGGAGGGGCACTCGCTTGGATGCGGATCATGGAGGCAGCAAAAGCCGCTGGGAAGGGACCTTCCAATAGTTGACCGCGGCTACTCTTGTCGCACTCTGGCCGGAGCCGGT encodes:
- a CDS encoding NAD(P)/FAD-dependent oxidoreductase, producing the protein MNTQDFDVIVIGSGMGGLALGSILAQMRKKRVLILERHYRLGGFTHAFDRPGGRSWDVGLHYVGDMHPGSMSRSLFDFVTAGGVDWARMPSPFEKFVYPDFTFDVPDDSRECRQRLVDRFPDERAAIEQYFNDVKAASRWFSMHLMAKSAPSVVALPVRLFKKASDSLALGTTREYMEHRFRDPRLRAVLLSQWGDYGLPPSQSAFVIHALIVSHYWRGGYYPVGGAETIAQAIQPIIETRGGACLVNHPVTEILLEGNKAVGVKVRVKHGKEVSEREFRAPIVVSNAGAAVTYRDLLPESVSALFRAELDRLASGVGCVTLYIGFKENPSALGFRGENHWIFNDYDHDAVYAARNELLNGRPAFCYLSFPSLKNPHAKTHTAEIIAPVDYEPFQSWREQPWHKRDAAYLDLKARIGDSMLDFVERHYPGFRNLVDYTELSTPLSVEHFTGHVRGTIYGLTAVPDRFRASWLGTDTPVRNLFLTGADVTTPGIVGALMGGVVTAARLTGGALAWMRIMEAAKAAGKGPSNS